The following proteins are co-located in the Nerophis ophidion isolate RoL-2023_Sa linkage group LG04, RoL_Noph_v1.0, whole genome shotgun sequence genome:
- the LOC133551101 gene encoding dolichol-phosphate mannosyltransferase subunit 3-like — MTKLLEWLFGVSVVLAVWAVVAFDLLDLEVPRPYREVAWPMPLYLLVSFGCYSLATVGFRVATFNDCDQAAEELQKQIREAKEDLKRKGLKM, encoded by the coding sequence ATGACCAAACTTCTGGAGTGGTTGTTCGGCGTTTCGGTCGTCTTGGCCGTCTGGGCGGTGGTGGCCTTCGACCTGTTGGACTTGGAAGTGCCGCGTCCTTACCGAGAGGTGGCTTGGCCCATGCCGCTGTACCTGCTTGTGTCCTTCGGCTGCTACTCCCTGGCCACGGTGGGCTTCCGGGTGGCCACTTTTAATGACTGTGACCAGGCTGCCGAGGAGCTCCAGAAGCAAATAAGAGAAGCTAAAGAGGACCTGAAGAGGAAAGGATTAAAGatgtag